In Aegilops tauschii subsp. strangulata cultivar AL8/78 chromosome 3, Aet v6.0, whole genome shotgun sequence, one genomic interval encodes:
- the LOC109779331 gene encoding aspartic proteinase nepenthesin-1-like translates to MARPAAAVATVVALLLLQVPASPSVAEAAIGGRSPAAIPQLGYELWRKAAWSGPKAMIKQPFGAPDKDRLGSAAADNAGLVVYNLSVGYTREVSSGIVDIVTDFIWVPCPLSGFTEVYCATQTCRMALDKEDACGNTNGYTCRYAYQYGPVIGTTGYISAEEVTAVGTPITGRVLFGCSITSMVPFDGEFGVLGFSRGPYSLLSQLKISRFSYFMLPDDVDRPGSQSVVLLGDDAVPQTNSSLSTPLLRSKAYPDLYYVKLTGIMVDDKTLSGIPAGTFDLAANGCSGGVAMSTLSPITNFHPAAYNALTRALASKIKSQPVRAKARDVAELWLCYNIQSVANLTFPKITLVFDGVDGRPAPMELTTAHYFFRENSSGLQCLTMLPTPAGSPVGSVLGSLLQTGTHMIYDLRGGSLTFEKGGSPAASQKGGAAAPPTNPQVSLMVILALALLLV, encoded by the coding sequence ATGGCTCGGCCAGCCGCAGCAGTAGCGACAGTGGTTGCTCTGCTCCTCCTGCAGGTGCCTGCCTCGCCGTCAGTGGCCGAGGCGGCAATCGGTGGCCGGTCGCCGGCAGCCATTCCACAGCTTGGGTACGAGCTGTGGAGAAAGGCAGCCTGGTCCGGTCCGAAGGCCATGATCAAGCAGCCGTTCGGTGCACCCGACAAAGACCGGCTGGGCAGCGCGGCGGCCGACAACGCCGGCCTCGTCGTCTACAACCTCTCCGTCGGCTACACGAGGGAGGTCTCCTCCGGCATCGTCGACATTGTCACCGACTTCATCTGGGTGCCATGCCCGCTATCCGGATTCACCGAAGTTTACTGCGCCACCCAGACGTGCCGGATGGCACTCGACAAGGAGGACGCCTGCGGCAACACCAACGGCTACACCTGCCGGTACGCGTACCAGTACGGACCAGTGATCGGCACCACCGGCTACATCTCCGCCGAGGAGGTCACTGCCGTCGGGACGCCCATCACCGGCCGGGTGTTGTTCGGCTGCAGCATCACCAGCATGGTGCCATTCGACGGCGAGTTTGGCGTGCTTGGGTTCAGCAGGGGGCCCTACTCCCTCCTGTCGCAGCTCAAGATCTCCAGGTTCTCCTACTTCATGCTGCCCGACGACGTCGACAGGCCCGGCTCCCAGAGCGTCGTCCTCCTCGGCGACGACGCGGTGCCCCAGACCAACAGCAGCCTCTCCACGCCGCTGCTCCGGAGCAAAGCGTACCCCGACCTGTACTACGTCAAACTCACCGGCATCATGGTCGACGACAAGACCCTGAGCGGCATCCCGGCGGGGACGTTCGACCTCGCCGCCAACGGCTGCTCCGGTGGGGTGGCCATGAGCACGCTCTCCCCCATCACCAACTTCCACCCGGCCGCCTACAACGCCTTGACGCGGGCGCTGGCGAGCAAGATCAAGTCACAGCCAGTCCGTGCGAAAGCCCGCGACGTGGCCGAGCTGTGGCTGTGCTACAACATCCAGTCCGTCGCCAACCTGACGTTCCCCAAGATCACGCTGGTGTTCGACGGCGTTGACGGCAGGCCGGCGCCCATGGAGCTCACTACGGCGCACTACTTCTTCAGGGAAAACTCCAGCGGGTTGCAGTGCCTCACCATGCTGCCCACGCCGGCGGGCTCGCCGGTCGGCTCCGTCCTGGGAAGCCTGCTGCAGACGGGCACCCACATGATCTACGACCTCCGCGGCGGCTCGCTGACTTTCGAGAAGGGCGGGTCGCCGGCGGCTTCCCAGaagggcggcgcggcggctccgcCGACGAACCCGCAGGTATCGCTCATGGTGATCCTTGCTTTGGCGCTGCTCCTCGTCTAG